The following coding sequences are from one Paenibacillus sp. FSL R5-0912 window:
- a CDS encoding Ger(x)C family spore germination protein, producing MRGRRALTLLLILCLTSLTGCWSRKELNDLALVMALGVDLHPEGYEVSVQIMNPSETGTQKGASSGSLPVVTYKSVGRTIPDALQRMLSMTPRMPYLAHIRILVFGEALAREGVSDALDFISRDHQLRNDFYLLVAKNMKASDILEIITPFEHIPANSLYSSILVSHKNWAATGKVTLQQFITELERGGSNPIMSGVQLLGDVKDGGTPGNVQGIRPKTLIQHAGIAMFKKDKLVGWLDETLSKSVNYVLADVNTTAGSVTIPGGGTVGFTVSRADSSVDIRLDDQGRPEFLIKLKIEADLTTVEGTLDLNKPSSIQAIEEALVNKYNIKMSSDIRTIQQQYNTDIFGFGEALHRQYPHLWKEYRRHWEDSFKTVKIDVHSKVTVRRIGSIIQPLKGELDEK from the coding sequence ATGCGGGGAAGACGCGCCTTAACCCTCCTCCTAATTCTATGTCTTACCTCTCTTACCGGATGCTGGAGCCGCAAAGAGTTAAATGATCTGGCGCTCGTCATGGCGCTCGGCGTTGATCTGCACCCGGAAGGGTATGAGGTATCTGTCCAGATTATGAATCCCAGCGAGACTGGCACCCAGAAGGGTGCCTCCTCCGGAAGTCTTCCCGTCGTCACCTACAAATCGGTGGGCCGAACGATCCCCGACGCGCTGCAGCGGATGCTGAGCATGACTCCCCGTATGCCGTATCTGGCCCATATTCGCATACTTGTGTTCGGGGAAGCGCTGGCCCGCGAAGGGGTCAGCGATGCACTGGACTTCATCTCACGGGATCATCAGCTGCGCAACGATTTCTATCTGCTGGTAGCCAAGAATATGAAAGCTTCGGATATCCTGGAGATCATCACACCCTTCGAGCATATTCCGGCGAATTCCTTGTATTCTTCAATTCTGGTCTCCCATAAGAACTGGGCAGCTACCGGAAAAGTCACACTCCAGCAATTCATTACCGAGCTTGAGCGCGGCGGATCGAATCCCATAATGTCAGGGGTCCAGCTGCTAGGAGATGTGAAGGATGGGGGTACGCCAGGGAATGTGCAGGGCATCCGTCCGAAGACCTTGATTCAGCATGCCGGGATCGCCATGTTCAAAAAGGACAAGCTTGTCGGGTGGCTGGATGAAACGCTTAGCAAGAGTGTAAATTATGTGCTGGCTGACGTGAATACAACCGCCGGAAGTGTAACCATCCCCGGCGGAGGTACCGTAGGCTTCACCGTGTCACGGGCAGATAGCTCAGTGGACATCAGGCTTGATGATCAGGGCAGACCTGAATTCCTCATTAAGCTCAAAATCGAAGCCGATCTGACAACGGTGGAGGGTACGCTTGATCTCAATAAGCCGTCCAGTATCCAGGCTATCGAGGAGGCTCTGGTGAACAAATATAACATAAAGATGTCCAGTGATATCCGGACAATCCAGCAGCAATATAATACGGATATCTTCGGCTTCGGGGAAGCGCTGCACCGGCAGTATCCCCATCTCTGGAAGGAATACCGCAGGCATTGGGAGGACAGCTTCAAAACCGTCAAAATCGATGTTCACTCCAAGGTTACAGTCCGGCGTATCGGCTCTATCATACAGCCACTCAAAGGGGAGCTTGATGAGAAATGA